In one window of Verrucomicrobiia bacterium DNA:
- a CDS encoding MotA/TolQ/ExbB proton channel family protein, with product MLQLFQKGGPVMWPLLTASLIATTLVIERIIFMTRARFRENPALRRKIFFLVESGDIEQAKAVAEKSQDPVVRMMLDGLRNKEHLQTALMTSASAELKKYSRGITVLDTIITLAPLLGLLGTVTGMIGAFGMLGGQELGAPSAITGGIAEALIATAFGLGIAITSLIPFNWLNASVDELRHQMEQSGSALEVLISKLEKEYYETSANVR from the coding sequence ATGCTTCAGCTCTTTCAAAAAGGCGGGCCCGTCATGTGGCCGCTGCTCACGGCTTCGCTGATTGCCACGACACTCGTCATCGAAAGAATTATTTTCATGACGCGGGCCAGGTTCCGCGAAAATCCCGCTCTCAGGAGGAAGATCTTCTTCCTTGTGGAGTCCGGCGATATCGAGCAGGCCAAGGCCGTCGCCGAGAAATCGCAGGACCCCGTCGTGCGCATGATGCTCGACGGCCTGCGCAACAAGGAACACCTGCAGACCGCGCTGATGACGTCCGCTTCCGCGGAGCTGAAAAAATATTCGCGAGGCATCACGGTCCTGGACACGATCATCACGCTGGCTCCGCTGCTCGGCCTGCTCGGCACCGTGACCGGCATGATCGGCGCCTTCGGCATGCTCGGCGGGCAGGAACTGGGCGCGCCTTCGGCCATCACGGGCGGCATCGCGGAAGCGCTGATCGCCACGGCCTTCGGTCTCGGCATCGCGATCACGTCGCTCATCCCGTTCAACTGGCTGAACGCCAGCGTTGATGAATTGCGGCACCAGATGGAGCAGTCGGGCTCGGCTCTCGAAGTGCTGATCTCAAAACTGGAGAAGGAATACTATGAAACTTCAGCAAACGTCCGTTAG
- a CDS encoding biopolymer transporter ExbD, producing MKLQQTSVRRRARIEIIPLIDIIFFLLATFVMVSLSMIKNDGISVKLPKAATATAQERDLSATITVKENGELYLNKEKITAENLLGRLTEMKAKEPETRVFVNGDELSYFGDVVTVLDKIRQAGIDKIGIQTQGVKNAPAAQVPAPPDAVTEVP from the coding sequence ATGAAACTTCAGCAAACGTCCGTTAGGCGCAGGGCCAGGATCGAGATCATCCCGCTGATCGACATCATCTTTTTCCTTCTCGCCACCTTCGTCATGGTTTCGCTGTCCATGATCAAGAACGACGGGATTTCCGTGAAGCTTCCCAAGGCCGCGACGGCGACGGCGCAGGAGCGCGATCTTTCCGCCACGATCACGGTCAAGGAAAACGGGGAGCTCTATCTCAATAAAGAAAAAATAACGGCCGAGAACCTGCTTGGGCGTCTTACGGAAATGAAAGCCAAGGAGCCTGAAACCCGTGTCTTCGTGAACGGCGACGAGCTTTCTTATTTTGGCGACGTCGTCACGGTGCTCGACAAGATCCGCCAGGCCGGCATCGACAAGATCGGCATTCAAACGCAAGGCGTGAAAAACGCGCCGGCCGCGCAGGTCCCGGCCCCGCCGGACGCGGTGACCGAGGTCCCGTGA